The genomic region TACGTGTAAAAATTTCAGTGGAAGCATCTTTCTTAATAAACTCTAATGAAAAACTGTTTCTAAGAAGTAATGGCAATGAAATTATTGTTATGTGCTAATAAAATGACTCTATTTGGTTCAACTTTTTAAATTTcgattataaaagtaaactaatttaaTTGGAATGTTTTGCTGCATTCATGTACTTGTTAGAACTTATTTAATATTTGTTGATGAGAACTTATTTGATGTTTGCAAGTTGAAGGCATTCAAAGGTTGACTGCTACAAGAATTGATGCTAAACTGATGATGATTCTCTTTCAAAAGAAAAAGTAACAAAAGTGATCATATGAAATTAGGTGGAAGTGGTCATCTGAACTTGGGTGGAAGTGGTTCTTAGTCATTTGCAGGTATGCATAATGATATTTCGATAAATTTTTGTAGCAATTAAATGCAGTTGCACCATGTTAAAGTGAAATAGTGATTATGAAATTGCATATAAGGTGTTTGATTATGAAGTTGCACCATGTATTGAGTAACAATAACGCATTATCCTTTGCTCTTAAAGTTGTTTATAGGTATTGTCTTCTATGCACAATGGATGTTTCAAGTAAGTACTGATTTACATAGCTTTGCGTTTATAGGGTGTCTGCATAGATGCTACTTTCGAGTGGGTCGATTTTATTAATGTTGATCTATATAGCAGTAATTTGTCTGTAGGGTTTGAAGTTATATTTTGTGGTTATTTCAAGTAGTTTATTTTTTTATTAGGTTGATAGGGTGATGGAATGGATTTGAGGAAGGTAACTGTTACTGAAAGTTGTTGATGCTCAAGTGTTCATGAAATTTTTCTTTATGGATTGAAGTTTTAAGTTTCATAGTAGCAACTAGCAAGCATTTGCTGCTGCTGCCATAAGCCCATAAATGTATATGTGGCAAGTAAAGGAGACAATTACGATTCCTGTATATCATAAGAAAATGACTTTGAAAAGGTATGTTGTATTTTCTTACCCATTTTCGCATATATTTGTTATTACAATATGTATGGATGGTGTTCGATGTAGTTGAGTTATTATATATTTACTGTTCACATAGAGTATTGTGTTAGGGTTTTAGTGAGTTATTttgaataattttaatgttaatgttaCGTGTGCTATGCCATTCTTAAGTAGTTACATATGCCTCTTCTATAAGACTATACCATATTTAAGAATTTGTCTATGTGGAAAAATGGGTGGGtcgttgtcatagtttttaatggtAATCACGAATTGCATTCTGGGTTCTACTTCCAATGTCTTTAAATTCGTTAACCGATTTAGTATTTTTACAGGCTAACTTAGTTATGTTCATGTTTTAGTAACAAAAATTCTGTCACGTATATCAAATTACATTTATCTACTGCACATTTCTTAAACTTTTCTTCAATAAATTATTTCTTAATAAaggtttttttattatttttttcttaatAATATACGAGTAATAGAGTATTTAAAGCAGGCAAGTAATGTCATTTCACTTTGAAGTTTTTATTAGATGGTAGGGTGATAAAGTTTGAAATGAGTTTTCATTTTAGTCTTTCTACTACTTATCGAATATCGATTATGCTTCCTAAAAAATGTCATATGAAACAGTTTCCGATGATGCAGGTGCATAATGGGTGAAGATATGACAAAATGAAGTCCCTACAAGGGATGAGTCTAATTGAAAAGAAGCTCAAACATTAGAGGTAAGTTACTTTTACCGGTTTAAAGAACACGTCTTTAAATGAATATCTAATATCTAAATACTTAATTAGATTCAGTAGAGTATTTAATGTTAATTTTCATTAAAGAGCATTGACAAAAATTGTAGGGACTGAATATCATATATGGTAGAATTATCATGTGAAGTGATGTAGGTTTTGTGTAGCCATTTCAGTGATAATGGTTGTGTTTTTTGTGCTCCACCTTTACTAGAAATATGTGTTTTCAAGTCTATTAATGTAGAAATAGAGGTTAAATATATTTCTATGAATTTACAGACCAATGTAAATTTTATTTTCTCATAATCAGTGGAATTTGACTAATGCTTTGCTGCTATGAATTAGATCCTATTACAAAATCAACAATGGGGTGGTTGACTTGGTGTTTGAAGTGCTTTTAATTTTTGACATGGGCTTTTTAAGTGCTTTCAATTTTTGACCCATTTGAGATTTTACATATGGTACGAAACCCAACAAGTTTGGCTTGAACTGATCCAAATGATATATTTAGTTTGGGTCTAAACAAGTTTATTATATTTTGTCCTttatcatattagctttttatgcTTTAAGGTCTAACTTTTAATGATGACTGTTTTAGGTAATGCACATAATCCATTGCAAACAAACTAAAATACACCATCAGAATCAATTGCTTGGAATATGCATGGGTTGACATATATTTGTACATATATGCATGATGTAAAGCAAGTACTGATCAAATGTCTTCATTAAGTTTTGATCTTTACCGTAATATTCTTTGAAGAGTTTGTCACATCGACTGCGGGTAACCTCTAtagattaatttttaattttaatgataatgttcATTCTCTTATTAAAATTCTTCAATTAGTCTTTTCTTAGTATTGTGGTTTTTGGTTATTGCAGTTGATTTAGTTTGGATACACACAGAAGATGTCAAAGGGAGATACTCAAGAATTATGTTAGTTTATCTACATGTTGATTATATGATTCACGGGTCTTTCACAGGTTCTTCATCACAAGTTCTTTCACATAATAATCTTTTCATATTCTTCTTCATATTTCATAATAATCTTTTCATCTTTCATTAAGCTTCATCACAGGTTCTTAGACTATAAAacgaatatttttatataataataatatggttatcGAAAGTGTATTTTATTATACCATGTGTGTTCTGATATGTCATTTCAACGGTTGACTTTCATACCATAGATTCAACTAAGTTTTCAGTTTGTCTTTAATTTACTTAAATTCTGAAATTTTATTGCATTTGCAGCAAGAACCACAACATTTTTACCGAAGTCTAACTCATGATAGTTGACGGATGAAGCTTTTAAGATGTGGTGCCTACCTTTTACACTGAAGCAAAAGGTTTGTTTTATGTTATCATTAAATTGACATGACAATTTGTTAAGACATGTAGATTTCTTCATTTTCAAATTTGAGCTATGTTTTGAGATGAATTTGTATCGAATTGATGAGATTTTGctatataagtagtattaataaatactgtaataaataaaaaaattgcaTAAACATGAAGTCTTACTCATTTTTATAAATGAGtaaacttaaaaagtcaacacaatcctttaattttttttattattgtataATGCAGTTTTGTGATGATCTAGATTTTGGCTCAGGCGATTTAAACTTCATGAAAATTGTGTGTGTTTTTTTCTATAATCTGTATATTTTTACTTTTCCTAAAAAAAATCTGTATATTTTTATGTGTTAATAACTGAATGTTAACTTTGTTATTATCGCCTTATGGTTTATTGGTAATTTGTTAAAAATATGTTGGTTTACATCATACGTTTGTTTAAAGTTTTTGGTTTATTGATAGTACTTTATTGATAGTATTTCTTTAAATATTTATCATTCAATAATTTTCCCTTAAAAatcccgtgattccacgggtctctgcactagtaatagtaataataataataacaaaaataataacataaaaggagactaccttcaaGCAAATCCTAAAAATAAATAGACAGAAACTTTCATtacaatatttaataatatatgATGACGCACGAAACACGGGGTATTAATGATTTCATTTTCAACATATTTAAATACCTAGTTGAGATAacatcaaacatttttagtaatttGGGTCCATAATAGAACAGAAAACTATATAATACAAATATACCAATACTAATATTTCTTTAAAACAAAGAATATATTAGAACGCTTACATATTAGAAAGCTTCTGTTTCGGTACATCTAGAAAAAATTGAAGCCTATAATCACTGATTTGGATTTGTTTCTAAATATCTAATAGGTTTTCTGAGTAAAAAATATCAATAAAAGTAGTCAAAGGATCATACCTTCTTGGGGTTCAAAAGGTAGTCATAAAGGGTATTTTCCTCCCATTGAACAGCCTTGCTCTTGTTAGCAGCGGAGTAAGAGTATCCAGCAGTGGTACCAGACTGCCTTCCAAATAGTCCATTAAGATTGGGTCCTGCAACACCAGTCTCAACTTAAGTCATGAAGAAAAAAGTAATACAAATGATGTGAGTATGCGACTCTGTTCTATCTCACAATCAAGGTTGTAAAAGTGCCGAGTCAAACAAGTTGGTATGATGTGAGTATGCGACTCTGTTCTATCTCACAATCAAGGTTGTAAAAGTGCCGAGTCAAACAAGTTGGTAGGCACCTTGGAGGGACAAATCGGTCGAGTCGGGGACAAAAGGGACAAGTCAggtgttgaccaacgttgacttttgggGGAAAAAAAATTAAACACGGATATATGGCACAGAACTTGACTTTATaaaaataactttttttttttacctaacttCGACTATGACCAGAATTGGACCGACTCAGACTCTACTCGGCCTGATTTTGACCAGACTTTTTAGCGTTGAGCAACTTTTTAAGGCGTTATTTGACGAGTCAGGACCGACTAGTCCCCAAAACAATGCGAACTTTTACAACAATGTTAACAATGCCACGATACAGCAAGTAATCAAACCTCCATGGAAAAATTCCATTAACAATACATCTTTCATGCCATTTTAACAAAGATACTCCCATCATAATAAGTCAATCCCAACAAGGTAACAAGGCAACAAGCCAAAGTAATAGCAATAAATGACACCTTAGCAGTGAACACATGGCTCTTATATTTTATCAAAGAGACTTACTCATACTTAAAGTATGACAACCAAGTCATTGGTATTTCTAAACGTAATAACGAGGCACCACGTTTCAATCGGTGAGCAACCCATGTAGAAATAGCAAAATTTATAGAAACCAAATTTCTAAGTTAATAGACTCGCAGTCGCAGACACAGATAATCATAACGCTCAACAAATGGTATATGGTATGCATAACAAATATACACGCACCAATAAGCGCCTATAATAAAGACTACAGATTTCAAAAGAGCTTGATGCACACTAGTCCAGACAAACAAGTAGATGATAGCGGTTCTTCAAGCACAATACAATAAACCCACTCGTCAAGACAATCGTGTAAAGTCTCTTACACATTTCTTTTCAAGTAAGTCCTTCATATAACAGAAATAGAGGTCAAAAAGAGCTTTTAGTAAACAAATTTTCAAATGAATGATTTATTAGAGATGATTTACTAACCGATCCTTATATGTGTATATGATACATAAATACATGCTACAGCTTCAAGTTCTAAAAACACCTCATCTCTTTTAAATAAAGTTGTTAATATCATCCATGATCATGAACTCAAAGTCAGTAAATGAAAATCACCGAAGCTTCGTGTGCTTTAgtttttcatcatcatcaattgCAGAATTTTAAAACCCTACCTATCAGGAATAAACCTAATATTCGCCTTTCAAATATGCACATAtattttttcaaaaataaaaataatatatatactccgtaatattgtaatacatatacatatatctgcGCTTAGAACAAATTACCATCATATATACAGAAAACACACACAAACAGAATTAAACGATAACTTAATCATCGAATCAGAAATAAAACCCTAATTGCGCCGGATCACTTAAATCGATTCATATATCATCAGATCTGATCTTGTATATCACATACATAGATACAAACACATTAATATAAAAGGATAGATAACCTTGTTTGTGGCCAGCGCCTTTTTCGACGGTGTGACATTGAGCGCACTTCATCTTGAAGATCTTCTCGCCGGCGGTGGCATTTCCGGCAGGAGCTTCCGAGAAAGACGCCATTAATTTGTTAACGAATAGGTtcttttagagagagagagtatcGGAATTATAGAGAGAGAAAATAGAGATCGAGGGTTTCAAAGAATGAAAAGGAGACGGTTTTTTAGGTATTATTGGAAGGGAATTTTAGGGAAATTAGGAGCGGGTCAAGTTGAATACGTGGTTTACAATACAGCGTATGTTGAACGGGACACGTGGTTAATAGTGATTGGTTCTTAGAAGTGGCATTTTAACCAAGGGCCCAAAAGGCCATGTGGTAAACTTGCAATCgaattcattttggccaagtggctatttatttaatttttatttaaaaaattacTCTATCCCTCACCTCATTCACGTGATTTATTTATCATGGAGTACTAATTTTTCGAATAGCTaccttaatatttttatattttcaaaaaAAACATAAAACTTGGATTAAACAAAGAACTTGAACATAATTAAACTTCCTAAAAAACATATCATCATAGAAAACCGAGCACAAACTATAACCTAAAACTGATCTAGCGCGCATCAAACAAAGAGATCAAGCTATATTTAGACTATTTGTACTGGTTGGTGGCGTGAGATGGGGGCGTAAGTTGTTTGAGTTGCTTTTTGTACCTTTTTGATGACTAGGATGTGTGGGGTTGTTTTTGAGTAGTGGTAGTGTGAGATTTTTGTGTgagttaggagtattgtgatgatatgtttattactctagttcaattatatAGGTTGTTGACTAGTTATTGTGAGATAATCGGTAATAAacaacttgtacttcaacacttaagTGATCCAGACAATTGCATGTGAGTGTAATTGGTAACTGAATGGTAAATTGAACATCACAGTCGTGTAATTGCATTGAGTGATCTTTGTAATCAAGATCTTATGTGAATTAAATCTAGTTTGAATCTCAATAGCTTAATCATTACATAGTTTGGTCATTTGAATGAAATTAATGTGATttagtcaattttgattgattagaTTATAATTTATCAGATATTTAATTAGTTTTGATTGTAAAGGAACAATCCACTGTAATTGTGAATCATCTGAGTGAACATTGCTTTCTTTCTCTAGTATTTGTTATTTTAATTTCCGCATTTTAGTTTAATTACAACTTCAATCAACAATCCAATCTTTTTTTAGCACAATTATTAGTTAACTTAATTCTGAACAACTACTCTCTGAGGACAAACCTGGACTTGCTTATAGCTACATTTGATTGAGACTAGTTGCTCATTCGTGTGGAGTGAAACCATAGTTTAGTCCTTATTTAAAATAGGTGTAGTTTTATCatttcaactttttggcgccgatgCCAGGGAGTGGTGTTTGTTTACAAAGGCTATTTCTAACTACCTTATTCCTCCTTCAGCTTTGCGCATGGTGGTTGGTAATGGTTTGAATGTTTGATTTTGGTTAGACCACTGGATCAGTGATGCTCCGTTAGCGACACGATTCGATAGATTGTTTCACTTTGAGGTTATTCAAAATGTGTTGATTCATGAGAGATTAGTTGATGGACGTTGGTTATGGGGTTGGGCTAGAGAATCTATAGGTGGTAGAGATGAAGCTCTTCTTGAAGAACTTACCACTGAATTGCAGAATGTTGTGTTATCAGATTGTCTGGATCGATGGAATTGGAATTTATCGAGTGATGGGTATTTTCGGTTCGATCCACTAGAGCTCATATCAATCGTGTTTCGTTACCTTCTAGTGAGTCATCGACTATATGGATCAAAACTCTTTGAAAGGTTAATATTTTCTTGTGGCGCTTCATCCGAGATAAGTTACCACATCGATTTAATCTCTCTTTGAAAGGCATGGGTTTAGATTCGCTTTTATGTCCCAGTTGTGGGCAAGGCTTGGAGGATTTggaacatgttttttttttttttttttttttttttttttttgtgccaGTTGATTATTGGAGTCTAGCTCCACAGTGGATGGATTGTGACCTTCCTCAGTTTACCTCGTGGCCGAATGTGTGGGGTTGGTTTGATACATGGAGATCTTGTCATGACAGCAAGACCGAAGTACTGATGATCATCGCTTCATTGCTTAGGGTAGAGATGGGCAAAAAAACCGGATCCAGATCCGATCCGGAACCGGACAGAACCAGAACCGGACACAGCGAAATCCGGATCTGGATCCGAGATCCGATCCGGTTCCAACCGGATCCAGATTTTCAAGAGAACCGGATTTTTTCCGGATATAAATCGGATTTTATCCGATCCGGTTTGGATCCGGTTTTTCAAAAAAATAGCCGTTTTTTTTTCTTCAGTTTCAgcctttttttttgcagttttttgagtttttttttttaccattttaacCCCACAAAGTCCATTATAAATACATGGTTTAGCTTTAGTTGAAAATGCACCAACAAACATTCTCATATTTCTTTCTAAATCACTAAATATTCTCTAATCTCTACTTACTTATCCCATAATGGATAATTCACAAGCTTCCGCTTCCGGTTCCGCTTCCGTTGGAACATCTTCACAAGGCTACACTACGGCCGATATTGATTACAAAAAAGAAACAAAGCGAAAAGGGGACGTTTGGTCCAAATTCGAGTTGTGTGTAATGAAGGATGGTG from Rutidosis leptorrhynchoides isolate AG116_Rl617_1_P2 chromosome 9, CSIRO_AGI_Rlap_v1, whole genome shotgun sequence harbors:
- the LOC139866910 gene encoding cytochrome c; amino-acid sequence: MASFSEAPAGNATAGEKIFKMKCAQCHTVEKGAGHKQGPNLNGLFGRQSGTTAGYSYSAANKSKAVQWEENTLYDYLLNPKKYIPGTKMVFPGLKKPQDRTDLIAYLKASTA